One Micromonospora craniellae genomic region harbors:
- a CDS encoding sugar phosphate isomerase/epimerase family protein, producing MSPKIALSGFAFDDYSPEDLLSFACDLGVVGIDYWPWNRGSHPIGTYRRLLDHAGMSVCCVNVPSGEIRLGGTERPEVSRRLVVGAMDDAVALGAPAVQVYCATPDVRTRAEAVAILADRLAPLLDEARDRGLTVLVENNLDQRREDGHGVNPSRSVESLVALARRTGSDGLRICYDPANFVTVGEPAFPEAYERLRDHIGAVHAKDCVRFDETRRDDPAANRLLVDGLEGPFLPVVVGAGAVGWPALIGRLAADGYDGWLVLDPFIDPELLALWCETSMDAIRRLIAAAYGAETSDD from the coding sequence GTGAGCCCGAAGATCGCGCTGTCGGGGTTCGCCTTCGACGACTACTCCCCCGAGGATCTGCTGTCGTTCGCCTGCGACCTCGGCGTGGTGGGCATCGACTACTGGCCGTGGAACCGCGGATCACATCCGATCGGCACCTACCGCCGGTTGCTCGACCACGCGGGAATGAGCGTCTGCTGCGTCAACGTGCCCAGCGGTGAGATCCGGCTCGGCGGCACCGAGCGGCCGGAGGTCAGCCGGCGCCTGGTCGTCGGCGCCATGGACGACGCGGTCGCACTCGGCGCGCCAGCCGTGCAGGTGTACTGCGCCACGCCCGATGTGCGGACCCGGGCCGAGGCCGTGGCCATCCTGGCCGATCGGCTCGCGCCGCTGCTCGACGAGGCCCGTGACCGTGGCCTCACGGTGCTCGTGGAGAACAACCTCGACCAGCGCCGCGAGGACGGCCACGGCGTCAACCCGTCGCGATCGGTGGAGAGCCTGGTGGCGCTCGCCCGGCGCACCGGCTCCGACGGCCTGCGCATCTGCTACGACCCGGCGAACTTCGTGACGGTCGGCGAACCGGCTTTCCCGGAGGCGTACGAGCGGCTGCGTGACCACATCGGCGCGGTGCACGCCAAGGACTGCGTCCGCTTCGACGAGACCCGACGCGACGACCCGGCCGCGAACCGGCTCCTCGTCGACGGGCTCGAAGGGCCGTTTCTGCCGGTCGTCGTCGGCGCGGGCGCGGTCGGCTGGCCAGCGCTGATCGGCCGGCTCGCCGCCGACGGGTACGACGGTTGGCTCGTCCTCGACCCGTTCATCGATCCGGAACTGCTCGCATTGTGGTGCGAGACGAGCATGGACGCGATCCGCCGGCTGATCGCCGCGGCGTACGGAGCGGAGACCTCAGATGACTGA
- a CDS encoding ABC transporter ATP-binding protein, translating into MLDIRDVSWSVPAARLLDGVTCSAPRGTLVGLLGPNGSGKTTLLRVVAGLIAPGSGTVTVAGDDVAGLPRATAARRIALLAQYAETDLDLTALDVVLLGRTPHRRSRWSDTDTDRAAAADALDRVDMTGYAHRRWQTLSGGERQRVQLARALAQEPQLLLLDEPTNHLDIGHQLQLLGLVRRSAVTTLAALHDLNLAAMFCDLVVVLHHGRVVTSGPPADVLTPALLADVYAVDADVTVHDGRPVITYRAPAA; encoded by the coding sequence ATGCTGGACATCCGCGATGTCTCGTGGTCGGTGCCCGCCGCTCGGCTCCTCGACGGAGTGACCTGCTCGGCGCCGCGCGGCACCCTGGTCGGACTGCTCGGCCCCAACGGGTCCGGCAAAACCACTCTGCTGCGGGTCGTCGCCGGGTTGATCGCCCCCGGATCCGGGACCGTGACCGTCGCCGGCGACGACGTGGCCGGACTACCGCGTGCCACCGCGGCGCGGCGGATTGCCCTGCTCGCCCAGTACGCCGAGACCGACCTCGACCTGACCGCCCTCGACGTGGTGTTGCTCGGCCGCACCCCGCACCGCCGCTCCCGCTGGTCGGACACCGACACCGACCGGGCAGCCGCCGCCGACGCTCTCGACCGCGTCGACATGACCGGGTACGCCCACCGTCGCTGGCAGACGCTCTCCGGCGGGGAACGCCAACGGGTCCAGCTCGCCCGAGCCCTGGCCCAGGAACCGCAACTGCTCCTGCTCGACGAGCCCACCAACCACCTCGACATCGGCCACCAGCTCCAACTGCTGGGCCTGGTCCGCCGCAGCGCCGTCACCACTCTCGCCGCACTGCACGACCTCAACCTGGCCGCGATGTTCTGCGACCTCGTGGTGGTGCTGCACCACGGCCGGGTCGTCACCTCCGGACCGCCTGCCGACGTGCTGACGCCCGCGCTGCTCGCCGACGTGTACGCCGTGGACGCCGACGTCACCGTGCACGACGGACGCCCGGTCATCACCTACCGGGCACCGGCAGCATGA
- a CDS encoding SDR family NAD(P)-dependent oxidoreductase: MTDWWGLAGRRVLVAGAGGLGGAVLTALTELGCVCAAVDRSAETLRAAATSHPDLHTHVADLTDRSAVRAAVDELVGRLGGLDVAVHAVGVNDRRPILSVTPDGWRDLLAVNLDSAFHFAQVTGGIMTAQGDGRLILFSSVAGTLAHRDHGPYAASKGALNQLARVMANEWAPYGVTVNTIAPGYTPTGLTRQHLARPGVEETLTGLVPSGRLGAVDDVQGIVALLASPRSAYLTGQVIHVDGGRTLV; the protein is encoded by the coding sequence ATGACTGACTGGTGGGGACTGGCCGGCCGGCGGGTCCTGGTTGCCGGGGCCGGCGGGCTCGGCGGCGCGGTGCTCACGGCCCTGACCGAGTTGGGCTGCGTCTGCGCGGCCGTGGACCGGTCGGCAGAGACCCTACGGGCAGCGGCGACCAGCCATCCGGACCTGCACACACACGTGGCGGACCTCACGGATCGTTCGGCGGTCCGCGCCGCCGTCGACGAACTGGTCGGCCGGCTGGGCGGGCTGGACGTGGCCGTTCACGCGGTGGGCGTCAACGACCGCCGGCCCATCCTGTCCGTCACCCCGGACGGTTGGCGTGACCTGCTCGCCGTCAACCTCGACTCGGCGTTCCACTTCGCGCAGGTGACCGGCGGCATCATGACGGCACAGGGCGACGGTCGGCTCATCCTCTTCTCGTCCGTCGCGGGCACGCTGGCCCATCGCGACCACGGGCCGTACGCCGCATCCAAGGGCGCGCTCAACCAGCTCGCGCGGGTCATGGCCAACGAATGGGCGCCGTACGGCGTCACCGTCAACACGATCGCCCCGGGCTACACGCCCACCGGACTGACCCGCCAGCACCTGGCCCGGCCGGGTGTCGAGGAGACGCTCACCGGCCTCGTGCCGAGCGGACGCCTCGGAGCGGTCGACGACGTCCAGGGCATCGTCGCGCTGCTGGCCTCGCCCCGATCCGCCTACCTCACCGGACAGGTCATCCACGTCGACGGAGGTCGAACCCTTGTCTGA
- a CDS encoding neutral/alkaline non-lysosomal ceramidase N-terminal domain-containing protein, with amino-acid sequence MSSLQVGVGRIDITPRSAVPMAGYPIIRPIDGGPPDHTGYVGRSSDSVDVADPTFARAVAVTAGPHTAVLVSLDVCLVTAAVTAEVRRRVRDAHGIPERNLMLVATHNHSGPDFTGHWAPVDPDVPASVVDSVVRAVDAAVGSREPATAGVHVGHLPDLTINRRDAAGPVDPDVPVLRFDRADGTCLALVYGFASHPVIIGAHNRSISGEFPGLCSSLLEAVPGGPRVALFLNGAAGNINPRAFPYTTAENVVLAGRHSQAPRVRSFPAAARFATALAGEVLRTAAVTPTGVLRPEQDVGGSIRTVEAPLKPADQLDRLLRHITHSPAVAAGWRATRRLSIEVSLLRLGPLVLLGIPGEPFVETALRLQASGPHAVLRVAGYANDYPGYLPPPEEMARNRYESIATPLSSDGVERVLDEAAALAASVPLGPGKAGVAR; translated from the coding sequence ATGAGCTCCCTCCAGGTAGGCGTCGGGCGGATCGACATCACTCCCCGCTCGGCCGTTCCCATGGCCGGTTACCCGATCATCCGTCCGATCGACGGCGGCCCGCCCGATCACACCGGTTACGTCGGTCGTAGCAGCGACTCCGTCGACGTGGCCGATCCGACCTTCGCCCGCGCGGTGGCGGTGACGGCCGGCCCGCACACCGCCGTGCTGGTGTCGTTGGACGTGTGCCTCGTCACCGCGGCGGTCACCGCAGAGGTCCGGCGACGGGTCCGCGACGCGCACGGCATCCCGGAGCGCAACCTGATGCTCGTCGCGACCCACAACCACTCCGGCCCGGATTTCACCGGCCACTGGGCGCCGGTCGACCCCGACGTGCCGGCGTCCGTCGTGGACTCGGTCGTGCGGGCCGTCGACGCCGCGGTGGGCAGTCGCGAACCGGCAACCGCCGGGGTCCATGTCGGACACCTGCCCGACCTCACGATCAACCGGCGGGATGCCGCAGGGCCGGTCGATCCCGACGTGCCCGTGCTGCGGTTCGACCGCGCCGACGGCACCTGCCTGGCGCTCGTCTACGGGTTCGCGAGCCATCCGGTCATCATCGGCGCGCACAATCGGTCGATCTCCGGCGAGTTCCCCGGCCTGTGCTCGTCGCTGCTTGAGGCGGTACCGGGCGGGCCCCGGGTGGCCCTGTTCCTCAACGGCGCGGCCGGCAACATCAACCCCCGTGCCTTCCCCTACACCACCGCCGAGAACGTCGTCCTCGCCGGCCGGCACAGCCAGGCACCCCGGGTTCGCTCGTTTCCGGCCGCAGCGCGCTTCGCGACCGCGCTCGCGGGTGAGGTGCTGCGCACCGCCGCGGTGACGCCCACCGGTGTGCTACGGCCGGAACAGGACGTCGGCGGGAGCATCAGGACGGTCGAGGCGCCGCTGAAACCGGCCGATCAGCTCGACCGGCTGCTGCGGCACATCACGCACAGTCCCGCCGTGGCCGCCGGGTGGCGTGCCACCCGGCGGCTGTCGATCGAGGTGTCGCTGCTCCGGCTCGGCCCCCTGGTCCTGCTGGGCATCCCCGGTGAGCCGTTCGTCGAGACCGCGCTTCGGCTCCAGGCCAGCGGTCCGCACGCCGTGCTCCGGGTCGCCGGCTACGCCAACGACTACCCGGGCTATCTGCCTCCGCCGGAGGAGATGGCCAGGAACCGGTACGAGAGCATCGCGACCCCGCTCAGCTCCGACGGCGTCGAGCGGGTGCTCGACGAGGCCGCCGCGCTGGCGGCATCCGTACCCCTCGGTCCCGGCAAGGCGGGGGTGGCACGGTGA
- a CDS encoding aldo/keto reductase has protein sequence MSDHHALAARRAVTGTELQVAPLCFGGNVLGWTCDEQQSRTILDAYRSAGGNFIDTADQYSSWVAGNVGGESETIIGGWLSTGVDRGDVVIATKCGRKPGLTGLAPHTVRAAVDASLRRLGTDYIDLLYAHMDDPETDLDATLDAFDGLVRAGKVRYVAASNYGAERLTDALKTASANGWAPFVALQTHYNLVERAAYETQLRPVVARHDLACFPYYALASGFLTGKYDDRSTSTGPRAAAASRYRDGAGQQVIDALRAIADQRAVAVGAVALAWLAHQPTVVAPIASARTPEQLAELMAFAELALTPAELTALESASRIAG, from the coding sequence TTGTCTGACCACCACGCACTCGCCGCCCGCCGGGCGGTCACCGGCACCGAACTCCAGGTCGCCCCGCTCTGCTTCGGCGGCAACGTGTTGGGCTGGACCTGTGACGAGCAACAGTCCCGCACCATTCTGGACGCCTACCGCTCGGCCGGCGGCAACTTCATCGACACCGCGGACCAGTACTCATCCTGGGTCGCCGGTAACGTCGGCGGCGAATCGGAGACGATCATCGGCGGGTGGTTGTCCACCGGCGTCGACCGTGGCGACGTGGTGATCGCGACCAAGTGCGGCCGTAAGCCGGGCCTCACCGGCCTGGCGCCCCACACCGTCCGTGCCGCCGTCGACGCTTCGCTGCGCCGACTCGGCACCGACTACATCGACCTGCTGTACGCCCACATGGACGATCCGGAGACCGACCTCGACGCGACGCTGGACGCCTTCGACGGTCTCGTACGGGCGGGCAAGGTCCGATACGTCGCCGCGTCGAACTACGGCGCCGAACGGCTGACCGACGCGTTGAAGACTGCCTCGGCGAACGGCTGGGCACCGTTCGTGGCGTTGCAGACCCACTACAACCTCGTCGAACGGGCGGCGTACGAGACGCAGCTTCGACCCGTGGTGGCCCGGCACGACCTGGCATGTTTCCCCTACTACGCCCTGGCGAGCGGGTTTCTGACCGGCAAGTACGACGACCGGTCAACCTCGACAGGTCCCCGCGCCGCAGCGGCGAGCCGCTATCGCGACGGCGCCGGCCAACAGGTCATCGACGCCTTGCGGGCGATCGCCGACCAGCGGGCGGTGGCCGTCGGCGCGGTGGCGCTGGCCTGGCTCGCCCACCAGCCGACGGTCGTCGCGCCGATCGCGAGCGCACGCACCCCGGAGCAGTTGGCCGAGCTCATGGCCTTCGCCGAACTCGCCCTGACACCCGCCGAACTCACCGCTCTCGAATCCGCCAGCCGGATTGCCGGGTGA
- a CDS encoding (2Fe-2S) ferredoxin domain-containing protein: MNVLLVSRGATHHGGHDAIHRLAAAVAEATSVPVRACFLDGAEPSLHAALDAAPEHAEVLLVATHLPPDRYLDTWLRRAVAHWRTTRDRQVRVLLAPPLATQPALVTAVSDAITGAHTTLDGNPGPFRSPAWSQITRHRRHVLVCRGPRCTAYGANQVVATLGNRLKEHGLGDDDVLVTATGCLFPCNLGPLVVVYPDDTWYEHVDAGLAVRIADVHLRDGTPIDGRRHHRGDTAVNPEP; encoded by the coding sequence ATGAACGTCCTGCTCGTCTCGCGCGGGGCAACCCACCACGGCGGCCACGACGCGATCCACCGCCTCGCCGCGGCAGTCGCCGAGGCCACGTCCGTACCGGTGCGAGCCTGTTTCCTCGACGGCGCCGAGCCGTCCCTGCACGCCGCCCTCGACGCCGCACCGGAGCATGCCGAAGTCCTGCTCGTGGCCACGCACCTACCGCCCGACCGGTACCTCGACACCTGGCTCCGCCGCGCGGTCGCCCACTGGCGCACCACCCGGGACCGGCAGGTACGAGTCCTCCTCGCCCCGCCGCTGGCGACACAGCCCGCGCTGGTCACGGCAGTCAGCGACGCCATCACCGGCGCACACACCACGCTCGACGGCAACCCCGGACCGTTCCGCAGCCCGGCCTGGTCACAGATCACCCGACACCGTCGACACGTGCTGGTGTGCCGTGGGCCGCGCTGCACCGCGTACGGGGCCAATCAGGTTGTCGCCACCCTCGGCAACCGCCTGAAGGAGCACGGCCTCGGCGACGACGACGTCCTGGTCACCGCGACCGGCTGCCTGTTCCCCTGCAACCTCGGCCCGCTCGTCGTCGTGTATCCCGACGACACCTGGTACGAACACGTCGACGCGGGCCTCGCCGTCCGCATCGCCGACGTGCACCTGCGTGACGGCACGCCGATCGACGGCAGACGCCATCACCGTGGCGACACCGCCGTCAATCCCGAGCCGTAG
- a CDS encoding iron chelate uptake ABC transporter family permease subunit encodes MVAAVVVLAGGLVLSVAAAVTVGPADLSLGTVWLVITGHLGLTSADVPLLRDHIVWELRLPRVLGAALVGAGLAACGAVMQTVTRNPLADPYLLGVSSGASLGAVAVLVLGLGAGAAALTGGAFVGALAAFAVVVAAAGRRAVLRPTRVVLAGVAVAQLCAALTTFVIIWAAHPHATQSITFWLSGSLARVDWTALGWATPLLAAGFAVILRCARALNAFAFGEEAAAALGVDVGRVRWLLLVTTALLTAVLVSISGAIGFVGLILPHAVRRFTGPDHRRLLPVVVLAGAIFLIWVDTAARTLFEPRELPVGVLTALIGVPAFVLLLRRGDRNT; translated from the coding sequence ATGGTGGCCGCGGTAGTCGTACTCGCGGGCGGCCTGGTGTTGTCGGTGGCTGCGGCCGTGACGGTGGGGCCGGCAGACCTGTCGCTGGGCACCGTGTGGCTGGTCATCACCGGCCATCTCGGCCTGACCAGTGCCGACGTGCCGCTGCTGCGCGACCACATCGTGTGGGAACTGCGGCTGCCGAGGGTGCTGGGCGCCGCGCTGGTCGGGGCCGGCCTCGCCGCCTGTGGGGCGGTCATGCAGACCGTCACCCGCAACCCGCTCGCCGACCCGTACCTGCTGGGTGTCTCCTCCGGAGCGTCGCTGGGGGCCGTCGCCGTCCTGGTCCTGGGACTCGGCGCGGGTGCCGCGGCGCTCACCGGAGGCGCGTTCGTGGGGGCGCTCGCCGCGTTCGCCGTCGTGGTCGCCGCCGCCGGCCGGCGAGCGGTCCTGCGACCGACCCGGGTGGTGCTGGCCGGCGTCGCCGTCGCGCAACTGTGCGCCGCGCTGACGACGTTCGTGATCATCTGGGCGGCCCACCCGCACGCGACCCAGAGCATCACCTTCTGGCTGTCCGGCTCCCTCGCCCGCGTCGACTGGACCGCACTCGGGTGGGCGACGCCGCTACTCGCGGCGGGGTTCGCCGTGATCCTCCGGTGTGCTCGCGCGCTCAACGCGTTCGCGTTCGGCGAGGAGGCCGCCGCCGCCCTCGGCGTGGACGTCGGGCGTGTCCGGTGGCTGCTGCTGGTCACCACGGCGCTGCTGACCGCCGTGCTGGTCTCGATAAGCGGCGCGATCGGTTTCGTCGGGCTGATACTGCCGCACGCCGTGCGGCGGTTCACCGGCCCCGACCACCGGCGGCTGCTACCGGTCGTCGTCCTCGCCGGAGCGATCTTCCTGATCTGGGTGGACACCGCGGCCAGGACCCTGTTCGAACCCCGCGAGCTACCGGTGGGCGTCCTGACCGCCCTGATCGGGGTGCCCGCGTTCGTGCTACTGCTGCGCCGAGGGGACAGGAACACCTGA
- a CDS encoding carboxymuconolactone decarboxylase family protein: MEFDRTTLTSAQDEVYRALTEGRRSKGPRLFEMVAPDGGLYGPFHAMLANPEAGMALQRLGATLRYTTGVDPAVRELVILAVAAAKRNEYEWYAHAAVAASLGVPADVVHAVGQGETPVGVTAAARAALRVTRCLVTGTPFDTEPARETLGRAGLATVICLVGYYTMLADLDTVDGGGLPPAVVRRFGHPPEPTTARD; encoded by the coding sequence GTGGAGTTCGACCGGACCACGCTGACATCGGCCCAGGACGAGGTCTACCGCGCTCTCACCGAGGGCCGGCGCAGCAAGGGACCACGCTTGTTCGAGATGGTCGCGCCGGACGGTGGCCTCTACGGCCCCTTCCACGCGATGCTCGCCAACCCCGAGGCCGGCATGGCCCTGCAGCGACTCGGCGCGACGCTGCGGTACACGACCGGCGTCGACCCGGCCGTCCGCGAACTGGTCATCCTCGCCGTGGCCGCGGCGAAGCGGAACGAGTACGAGTGGTACGCCCACGCGGCGGTCGCCGCATCGCTCGGCGTGCCCGCCGACGTGGTCCACGCCGTCGGGCAGGGCGAGACACCCGTCGGTGTGACAGCGGCGGCCCGGGCAGCCCTGCGGGTGACCCGATGCCTGGTCACCGGCACGCCTTTCGACACCGAGCCGGCCCGGGAGACCCTGGGCCGGGCGGGCCTGGCCACCGTCATCTGCCTCGTCGGCTACTACACGATGCTCGCCGACCTGGACACGGTCGACGGCGGTGGGCTGCCGCCCGCAGTCGTACGACGCTTCGGCCACCCGCCGGAACCTACTACGGCTCGGGATTGA
- a CDS encoding hydroxyacid dehydrogenase, producing MTPVVLLSEPIHPDGRRLLDERAAVTVAADPTALLAHAGYADAVILRARGRLGREFFTRARRLRVVGRYGAGVDNIDLAAAAENGVTVVNTAGLNARSVAEHTVAVLLSLARRLPAQDRAVRSHDWAVRDVLGGVELAGASIGVVGFGAIGRAVASICGYGLDMRVRYHDPFVGPETTGRVPGSPASLADLLRTSDVVTVHVPLTPTTRHLIGAAQLRLMRPHALLVNVSRGAVVDEAALAAALADGTIAGAALDVFEQEPPAPDAPILSAPHTVLTPHSAALTEEAARRMSVGVVTDVLAVLDGRPPTRPVPYLIDAGSTCDEPPVARCHRADDHPDVSR from the coding sequence ATGACGCCCGTCGTGCTGCTCTCCGAGCCCATCCACCCCGACGGACGTCGGTTGCTGGACGAACGGGCGGCGGTGACGGTCGCCGCCGATCCCACCGCCCTGCTGGCGCACGCCGGGTACGCCGACGCGGTGATCCTCCGCGCCCGTGGCCGGCTCGGTCGAGAGTTCTTCACCCGTGCCCGGCGGTTGAGGGTGGTCGGCCGGTACGGCGCGGGCGTGGACAACATCGACCTGGCGGCCGCGGCCGAGAACGGGGTCACCGTCGTCAACACCGCCGGGCTCAACGCCCGCTCCGTCGCCGAACACACCGTCGCCGTACTGCTCTCGCTGGCCCGCCGGCTGCCCGCGCAGGACCGCGCGGTACGGAGCCACGACTGGGCCGTCCGCGACGTGCTCGGCGGTGTCGAACTCGCCGGCGCGAGCATCGGCGTCGTCGGGTTCGGCGCCATCGGCCGCGCTGTGGCGTCCATCTGCGGCTATGGCCTGGACATGCGGGTGCGCTACCACGACCCGTTCGTCGGGCCCGAAACCACCGGCCGGGTGCCCGGGTCACCGGCGAGCCTTGCCGACCTGTTACGCACCAGCGACGTCGTCACCGTCCACGTCCCGCTGACGCCGACGACCCGCCACCTGATCGGCGCCGCACAACTGCGCCTGATGCGACCGCACGCCTTGCTGGTCAACGTCTCCCGGGGCGCCGTGGTCGACGAGGCGGCACTGGCCGCGGCACTGGCCGACGGCACGATCGCCGGTGCCGCCCTCGACGTGTTCGAGCAGGAGCCGCCCGCGCCGGACGCGCCGATCCTCTCGGCCCCCCACACCGTCCTCACCCCACACAGCGCCGCGCTGACCGAGGAGGCCGCCCGTCGCATGTCGGTCGGTGTCGTCACCGACGTGCTGGCCGTTCTCGACGGTCGTCCTCCTACCCGCCCGGTGCCCTATCTCATCGATGCTGGGAGTACCTGTGACGAACCTCCGGTTGCGCGGTGTCATCGCGCCGATGATCACCCCGATGTGTCCCGATGA
- a CDS encoding 2-hydroxyacid dehydrogenase, giving the protein MSPGTVYVPTRWPAVDRDGPTVTYASLSALLESGAVAAPSALCVDEPVDDRLLALVPAGCLLSFSGTGVWDLVDLDRAAALGIRVSNITDYGTDAIAEHTFALILTVSRSLLRADRRVRQAAPPPDVWGTTLASRTLGVVGLGAVGRRVARLGAAFGMPVLATADREDSVRWATETQAVQLTSLADLLARADVVSLHRRYDRGAPPTIDRFALAAMKTSAILVNTARGGLVDHAALAEALAAGTIAGAGLDVFEPEPPPADHPLLRLDNVVLSPHVAAGPAEVRRRAVDAALDNAWAFVRSGCPADVTG; this is encoded by the coding sequence GTGAGCCCGGGAACCGTGTACGTACCGACGCGCTGGCCCGCCGTCGACCGGGACGGACCAACGGTCACCTACGCATCCCTCTCCGCGCTGCTGGAATCGGGCGCCGTCGCGGCACCGTCGGCCCTCTGCGTCGACGAGCCCGTCGACGACCGGCTGCTCGCGCTCGTGCCGGCGGGATGTCTGCTGTCCTTCTCCGGCACGGGCGTCTGGGACCTCGTCGATCTCGACCGCGCCGCCGCCCTCGGGATACGGGTCAGCAACATCACCGACTACGGCACGGACGCCATCGCCGAGCACACCTTCGCGCTCATCCTCACGGTCAGCCGAAGCCTGCTGCGGGCCGACCGCCGCGTCCGCCAGGCGGCACCGCCACCCGACGTCTGGGGCACCACGCTGGCGTCCCGGACACTCGGCGTCGTCGGGCTCGGCGCCGTCGGCCGGCGAGTCGCCCGGCTCGGTGCCGCGTTCGGCATGCCGGTGCTGGCCACCGCCGACCGGGAGGACTCGGTGCGGTGGGCGACCGAGACCCAGGCGGTACAGCTCACCTCCCTGGCGGACCTGCTCGCCCGCGCCGACGTGGTCAGCCTGCATCGCCGGTACGACCGGGGTGCGCCGCCCACGATCGACCGGTTCGCGCTCGCCGCCATGAAGACCTCGGCGATCCTGGTCAACACCGCCCGAGGCGGCCTCGTCGACCACGCCGCGCTTGCCGAGGCGCTGGCCGCTGGAACGATCGCCGGCGCCGGGCTGGACGTCTTCGAACCCGAGCCGCCACCCGCCGACCACCCGCTGTTGCGTCTCGACAACGTGGTGCTCAGCCCGCACGTCGCCGCAGGCCCCGCCGAGGTACGCCGACGGGCGGTCGACGCAGCGCTCGACAACGCCTGGGCGTTCGTCCGATCTGGCTGCCCAGCGGACGTGACGGGATGA
- a CDS encoding dihydrodipicolinate synthase family protein, whose protein sequence is MITPMCPDETVDEDSARRLTRVLLSAGVDGLWLLGTSGEFAALDAGARASLVEAVCDEVAGRVPVVVNVSQPGTALTIRTGRDAVRAGADGVAATPPFYHPHSPAEIDRHYRTTKDALGDVPLFAYHIPQNVQPPLDAASIVALAADGVLQGMKDSQPNLQWFRLVADRTREATGPDPFTMLMGTRTLVDVAADVGAHGVVPAMANLVPAACRRAFFGESGTVREDVKTISGCEALTAHVRATSGTATAICAIKAVLCHWGVIASDRVGLPLVAPAADQLEALGTALAALTPLTDPEGSA, encoded by the coding sequence ATGATCACCCCGATGTGTCCCGATGAGACGGTGGACGAGGACTCGGCCCGCCGCCTGACCCGCGTACTGCTCTCCGCCGGGGTGGACGGGTTGTGGCTGCTCGGCACCTCCGGCGAGTTCGCCGCGCTCGACGCCGGCGCGCGGGCCAGCCTGGTCGAGGCGGTCTGCGACGAGGTCGCCGGCCGGGTTCCGGTGGTGGTCAACGTCAGTCAGCCGGGCACGGCGCTCACGATCCGGACCGGCCGGGACGCGGTACGCGCCGGCGCCGACGGTGTGGCGGCGACCCCGCCCTTCTACCACCCGCACAGTCCCGCCGAGATCGACCGGCACTACCGGACGACGAAGGACGCCCTCGGCGACGTTCCGCTCTTCGCTTACCACATCCCGCAGAACGTCCAGCCGCCACTGGACGCCGCGAGCATCGTGGCGTTGGCCGCGGACGGGGTGTTGCAGGGCATGAAGGACTCGCAGCCCAACCTCCAGTGGTTCCGGCTGGTCGCCGACCGGACCCGCGAGGCGACCGGGCCCGACCCGTTCACGATGCTGATGGGCACCCGGACCCTGGTGGACGTGGCGGCCGACGTCGGCGCGCACGGCGTGGTCCCGGCCATGGCCAACCTGGTACCGGCCGCCTGCCGGCGGGCCTTCTTCGGCGAGAGCGGCACGGTACGGGAAGACGTGAAGACGATCTCCGGATGCGAGGCGCTCACCGCCCACGTGCGGGCCACGTCCGGCACCGCGACCGCGATCTGCGCCATCAAGGCCGTGCTGTGCCACTGGGGCGTCATCGCCTCCGACCGGGTCGGCCTGCCCCTGGTAGCCCCGGCAGCCGACCAGCTCGAAGCCCTGGGCACCGCGCTCGCCGCGCTCACCCCGCTGACAGACCCGGAGGGATCAGCATGA